In one Nicotiana sylvestris chromosome 8, ASM39365v2, whole genome shotgun sequence genomic region, the following are encoded:
- the LOC138876242 gene encoding uncharacterized protein: protein MKARALADHLAENLIDDEYQPLRTYFPDEEVNSVETISEDTHAWKMFFDGAVNAKGVGIGSILISPTGQHYPAAARLRFFCTNNTAEYESCIMSINMAIDQNVEELLIMGDSNLIIRQAQGEWETRDVKLIPYKKHVEDLSKRFKSIEFRYIPCCHNELADALATLASMLPYPGNAHIDPLEIQIRERHGYCNTIEAAPNTQPWYHDIKKFLKTQEYPEQASGDQKRTIRRHASGFFLSGDVLYKRTPDLNLLRCVDTEEAGRIMHECQVHGDLIHAPPTELHPMSVPWSFVAWGMDVIGPIEPKASNGHRFILVAIDYFTKWVEEITLKSVTKKAVVDFVHSNLICRFGIPVTIITDNAANLNSHLMRDICEQFKIMHLNSTPYRPKGNGIVEAANKNIKKILRKMIQSSRQWHEKLSFALLGYHTIVRTPIGATPYLLVYGTKAVIPAEVEIPSL from the exons atgaaagcccgggcattagcagatcatttggctgagaacctgATTGATGATGAGTACCAACCTTTGAGAacttacttcccagatgaagaagtaaattcagttgagacAATATCTGAAGACActcatgcttggaaaatgttctttgatggggcggtaaacgcaaaaggtgttggaattgggtcaattttgatctcacccactggtcagcactatccagccGCAGCTCGGCttcggttcttctgtacaaacaacaCCGCCGAGTATGAATCTTGCATTATGAGTataaacatggcaatcgaccaaaaTGTCGAAGAGTTGTTGATTATGGGAGACTCAaatctgattatccggcaagcccaaggagaatgggaaacccgagatgttAAGCTTATCCCTTACAAAAAGCATGTGGAAGACCTCAgcaagcgattcaagtcaatagagttcaggtacattccttgTTGTCACAACGAATTAGCCgacgcacttgctactttggcctcaatGCTGCCATATCCCGGCAATGCTCACATAGATCCCTTGGAAATTCAAATccgggaaaggcatggttattgtaatacaattgaagcagcaccaaatacccaaccatggtaccatgacatcaaaaaGTTTCTGAAAactcaagaataccccgagcaagccagtggagaccaaaagagaaccattaggcggcacgcgagtggtttctttttgagtggggATGTCTTATACAAgagaactccggacctcaatttgttaagatgtgttgatacagaagaggctggaagaatcatgcatgag tgtcaggtgcacggtgatttgattcatgcacctcccacagaactgcatcccatgtctgtaCCTTGgtcatttgttgcttggggcatggatgtcattgggccaatcgagccaaaagcctcaaatggacacagattcatactagttgccattgactactttacaaaatgggtCGAAGAAATCACTCTCAagtctgtcaccaagaaagctgtggtagatttcgtgcactccaatcttatctgcCGTTTTGGCATTCCCGTAACtattatcacagacaatgctgcaaacttgaatagtcatttgatgagggataTATGTGAGCAATTTAAGATAATGCACCtaaactctactccttatcggcctaaaGGCAATGGTatcgttgaagcagcaaacaaaaacatcaaaaagattttgagaaagatgattcaaagttccaggcagtggcatgaaaagctgtcatttgcattgttgggatatcataCTATTGTGCGCACACCAATTGGAGCCACCccatatcttttggtttatggcacgaAAGCCGTAATACCCGCCGAGGTCGAAATCCCCTCTCTCTGA
- the LOC104244990 gene encoding nudix hydrolase 8-like — MELKLVNSKLLSLSKLVGREVKKSSSFLDTKLMFGLNGTHKFYSCRGVVLKASYDAASSISKENVIVDTFSCQINGTNCSGLYLRDVRMLDASDDEYGGVLINPQTLPSNPNIFASALRASLSHWKLKGKKGIWLKLPVEKCDLVPVAVREGFQYHHAERGYLMMTYWLPDDPCMLPSNASHQVGVGGFVINDKNEVLVVQEKHSVPALSGLWKIPTGFILESEEIFTGVVREVKEETGIDTEFVEVIAFRHAHNVAFEKSDLFFVCLLRPLSTRIMVDDLEIQAAKWMPLVKFVEQPLVQADSMFKKIIDICIARLGKRYCGLSVHQLVSTFDGKLSSLYFNTVEDSDSNCQAK; from the exons ATGGAGTTGAAATTGGTTAATTCCAAGTTATTGTCTTTATCTAAGTTAGTTGGTAGAGAGGTGAAGAAATCAAGCTCATTTCTTGATACAAAGCTAATGTTTGGTCTCAATGGGACTCACAAGTTCTATTCTTGCAGAG GTGTTGTACTCAAGGCTTCTTATGATGCTGCAAGCTCCATTAGCAAAGAGAATGTTATAGTAGACACTTTTTCTTGTCAGATAAATGGTACAAACTGTTCAGGACTGTATCTTAGAGATGTAAGAATGCTTGATGCTTCTGATGATGAATATGGAGGAGTACTCATTAATCCTCAAACACTCCCATCCAATCCCAATATATTTGCATCTGCACTTCGCGCATCTCTCTCCCACTGGAAACTGAAG GGGAAGAAGGGAATTTGGCTTAAATTACCAGTTGAGAAATGTGATCTTGTTCCTGTGGCAGTAAGG GAAGGATTTCAATACCATCATGCGGAAAGAGGATATCTCATGATGACATATTGGCTTCCCGATGATCCGTGCATGCTTCCTTCTAATGCATCTCATCAAGTCGGAGTTGGGGGTTTTGTGATCAATGACAAAAATGAG GTGCTTGTTGTACAAGAGAAACATTCTGTGCCCGCTCTTTCAGGTCTATGGAAAATACCAACTGGCTTCATTCTTGAG TCAGAGGAGATCTTTACAGGAGTCGTGAGAGAAGTGAAGGAGGAGACTGGG ATCGATACTGAATTTGTGGAGGTTATTGCTTTCAG GCATGCTCACAATGTGGCTTTTGAAAAGTCCGATTTGTTCTTCGTCTGCCTTTTAAGACCCCTGTCAACAAGAATCATGGTTGATGATCTGGAAATTCAGGCGGCCAAG TGGATGCCTCTCGTCAAGTTCGTTGAGCAGCCATTAGTCCAAGCAGATAGCATGTTTAAAAAGATCATAGACATTTGCATTGCTCGGCTGGGAAAGCGTTACTGTGGATTATCTGTCCATCAACTAGTCTCTACATTTGATGGCAAACTATCCTCCTTGTACTTCAACACAGTAGAAGATTCAGATTCCAACTGTCAAGCCAAATAG